The Caminibacter pacificus genome includes a region encoding these proteins:
- a CDS encoding rhodanese-like domain-containing protein, translated as MKKIILLFFAIAAFGFTSVDATVENIKKLRNQNITIVDIRTPPEWEATGVIPGALRDTFFLRDGSINRDFLQTLKKNGVKKFAIICRTGHRSAVAAEILEKNGIEVINLKGGMFRLMKDMLKREF; from the coding sequence ATGAAAAAAATTATACTATTATTTTTTGCGATAGCCGCTTTTGGTTTTACTTCTGTGGACGCTACGGTTGAGAATATAAAAAAACTCCGTAATCAAAACATTACGATTGTAGATATAAGAACGCCTCCGGAGTGGGAAGCTACGGGTGTGATACCGGGAGCCTTAAGAGATACGTTTTTTCTGCGTGACGGGTCGATAAATAGGGATTTTTTGCAAACTCTTAAAAAAAACGGAGTGAAAAAATTCGCAATTATATGTCGTACGGGACATAGGAGCGCTGTAGCTGCCGAAATTTTGGAAAAAAACGGAATAGAGGTGATTAATCTAAAAGGTGGTATGTTTAGGTTGATGAAGGATATGTTGAAAAGAGAGTTTTAA